GGAAAGTACATTCGGAACTGAATTATGTACATTGTACTGTACTGTAGTAATTTACTGATTAACTGATTTATGGACCGGGCATCCCACACTACTTTTCCCAACATAGTTCTCATTTCTTCAGCTGCAAAATAGGTAAGGTTCTATAGTTAGCTTAGAATTTAAGCTTGTTATTCAGTTGTTGGTGCTGGTGCTAGTGCCAGTGTTGGTGCTGGTGCTAGTGCTGGTGCTGGTGCTAGTGCTGGTGCTGGTGTTGGTGctggtgttggtggtgttgttggtgctggtgctggtgctggtgtTGGTGCTAGTGCTGGTGttggtgctggtgctggtgctagtgctggtgctggtgctggtgctAGTGCTGGTGTTGGTGCTGGTGCTAGTGCCAGTGTGTCACCGTGCAAGTGCAAACAAGTTTCTATTGTTTAACTTCACTGAAGGTAAAAATGTGCATTAAGAATAATGTTTTCCTTGCATGTCCAGAGAAATTAATGAAAAGATGTTTTGGTTTCAGAATTTCTGCAGCACCGGTAGGAGGAAAAACAACTGATGGTCACTTGCCCGAAGGACTTCAGATGGTTGATGTCGCTTGCACTACAGTAACTGATGGTTGATGCCACTTGCCCGAAGGACTTAATTTAGATGGTTGATGTAGATTGATGTCGCTTGCCCAAAGGACTGACAACTAGAGTAAAAGATGGTTAATGATGTCACTTGCCCAGAGGACTTAAAGCTGGTTGATGTCAGTTGTCACTTGCCCAACAGAATAACACAAGAGTCACAGATCTATGGTTGATGTCACTTGCCCGAAGGACTTTAAGATGGTTAATGTCACTTGCCGGAGGGACTGATGTGGACGTAAGGTGTGAGATTTGACTGGTGGCCGGAAGGGACCATGGAGATGGAGGTGTGGCAGGAGATGCAGTTAAAGGAAGAACCAGAGCATGGTGATGGAGCTGATAGCAGGTCGGGTGGTGATACCCCTGTTGCTGTCACGGAAACTATCAAGCAAGAGACTGCCACTGAAGAAGGTGAGACTGATAATGCCGGCCTCTTAATACTCATTAGTTTTGAAGAACTTTCTGTcctatattttgtgtgtgtaagctcACACATGCGTGCTTGCATGTCAATTTATTTTATATTGAATTAAGAACTAATGTCAGTTTACACGTTCATTTTCGTCTAGATATTTTTTTCACCTTCAAATTCCAGTAAACGTGACATTTTGTTTGAGGCAAGTAACCGCATAGTACATACAGTAGAAACTGCTTATTTAACTACCTCCTTATTGAGAACCTgttttttaagattttctgttccttggcctctgtaaatttatctTCATTTAAAGGCTTGCTCCtacttgattttctcaggtgTTTTGAGGGGACACTTTACTGTACTGTTAAATCAGTCTTTAATTCAATCATTGAGTCCGAAGTCAACTTCACGAAGGCTGCGcagtctttttacccaaaactcaGTACTAACGCTCCAtacggccagcttcgcgaagtacaCTTCGCTCACTAAACTTGAGGCTTTCCTTGCAGGCAGTGAGCAGCGGTGTCTGGCTGCAGAGACTGTGGACTCTGAAGTCACACTTGCCCGGCATGATGCAAAACGGGAGGAGGGGAAGGGAGAGGACTCGCTGGCAGCGACGTTGTTGGTCTCGGCGTCAAAGTCTGCTGCAGTGGAGGTGAAGGAGGTGGACACTCTCCCTGTCCATTTTGAACCATGGCGGCCAGGAGCGGTCCAAACAGGTACACTGGTTACCTGCACTGGTTACCTGCACTGGTTACCTGCACTGGTTACCTGCATTGGTTACCTGCACTGGTTACCTGCATTGGTTACCTGCACTGGTTACCTGCACTGGTTACCTGCACTGGTTACCTGCACTGGTTACCTGCACTGGTTACCTGCACTGGTTACCTGCACTGGTTACCTGCACTGGTTACCTGCACTGGTTACCTGCACTGGTTACCTGCACTGGTTACCTGCACTGGaggacagtggaacctcccttttaagttTAAgaatagggcggggatgtagctcagtcagggcggggatgtagctcagtcagggcggggatgtagctcagtcagggcggggatgtagctcagtcagggcggggatgtagctcagtcagggcggggatgtagctcagtcaggacggggatgtagctcagtcagggcggggatgtagctcagtcagggcggggatgtagctcagtcagggcggggatgtagctcagtcagggcagggatgtagctcagtcagggcggggatgtagctcagtcagggcggggatgtagctaagtcggtagcgcgctggatttgtatccagttggccgctgtcagcgtgagttcgtccccacgttcgacgagagatttatttctcagagtcaactttgtgtgcagactctcctcggtgtccgaacacccccgtgtgtacacgcaagcacaagaccaagtgcgcacgaaaaagatcctgtaatccatgtcagagttcggtgggttatagaaacacgaaaatacccagcatgcttcctccgaaagcggcgtatggctgcctaaatggcggggtaaaaacggtcatacacgtaaaagccgtgggagtttcagcccatgaacgaacaaagtTTAAGAATATTATTCTGTATCGATTTAGGTTTCATAACCTTTTAAGTTTAATAAGTTGCCTCCTGATACAatattaacccttaggctggttgtcgcgacatatgtcgcgctactttgcgtatactgtcacctggttgtcacaacACATGTCGCGCAACTGgttcagtctgtttggtcggtcttctgtcttgtgtgtggcgcacgttatctatatgtcaaagcagcaccgcccttcgtggtcggctgggcgttaagcaaacaaacaaacaaacaaactgtttggtcggttccgattacctcccatggatgtgaaaacctatatgatcgtttttctttatttttatctctgttaattcaccagtggctatgtaacatgtgttagaGAATTGCACCTGTGTAAGGGTTAAggccacagtaagcctcccgtaaaccatcacagatactgtcaggcttttacacacagtaagcctcccgtaaaccatcacagatactgtcaggcttttacacacagtaagcctcccgtaaaccatcacagatactgtcaggcttttacacacagtaagcctcccgtaaaccatcacagatactgtcaggcttttacacacagtacaaacaccctttcatttaaacactcaccgcttcagaacatcctaggtgccctccgtaaagagggagtaatttttaaataatttatttttgcgtggtttatcttacccctgagccatcgtgaacctgtgtgatccagtttccttttttcacaatgtaatcgtcagtttgtaatttgaatgggactcactgtaagcttatctgcaatagcacgttattatgtacctctgaatctaaacgaaacatacggctgtgattcacaagaactctagcgatggatTTTGACAGTtaagaggaactggcgataggcataaaccgtcgtctgctacgagaaccatgaccttgcgtgaccctgcttccgggcttttcttttttcaaactttcaaaactttgaattgtactgatcttgtcttgatgaataAAGAATTCTCTTagttttatgatttaagaatgttcgTGTAactggttgaaaacgacgttaaacaccaaataaataaagaaagaaagaaagaatgtttgtgtaacaagctgtcaatttattatttagattttaaaagttagatctagcgccaaaacgcaccacggtccgattttgttttcagacaatccgcaaaattaattctcaggaaattgctcgctctttacttAGAGCACTttggatgttcccgttcggtgagcgttcaaatggaaaggtgtttgtactgtgtgtaaaagcctgacagtatctgtgatggtttacgggaggcttactgtgcctttgatAGCCATATGTGTGCACATTATTGTGCAATGAAATGGCTTGTTGTCAGTAAAAGTCATTTGATGAGGAAACAAATCCAATCAACATTTTAACTTTGGCATCACTTAGAGAATGAGGAACATAATGACTCTAAGCTTGAGGCGATCAtgtttttgaggatgaaagtggcTTGTTGATTTTAGtgcttgttattttctcaggtgccaggagattggttccatGTAACTCTCACTTGTTCTTTTTGCACGATTTTGTCAACTGCATTTAAAGCGATTATGTCCCTTTGTAGTTTGTTTCTCAGATGTTGAAGTAGCGCTGTGCCTCATTTGATAAAGATTGTAATGCATTATTTGTCTTTCAGACCCTGTTCTGCAGACAGAAAGTCCTCCTCATGCTGGAGAGGACCCCATGACAACAGATACAGCAGATCATTTGTCAGCGGAAAATCAAGTTCAAGGTCATGGGACGTCAGAGCGTGAAGAAGACAGCGAGGACACAGACATTGACAGCGATCAGCTAGCAGCGTTGTCTCAGCTGGCAGCGCTGACACAAGCGGCAGAGCAGCGTAAAGAAGCGGCAGAGCAGCGTGAATATTCCTCACAGTGTCGCAGCACAAGGAAGACCAGGCAGTCAGGTACACACACAGATGGCACTGCAGTGAAACCACCCTTTTAACACCACCCTTTTAACACCACCCTTTCAGACTCCCTTCTGTTTTATGACCCTGTTTTCTCTGATTTATTGTTCAGAACTTCtgcagggctaacacctttctGGTTTTCGCCGGACAACTGAACACACTAATTTACACATCTTTATTGTGCAAATGCGTGCATACTGGTGTGTTCAGACCCCGAGAGCGTCCACACAAAATTGACTCTTAGAAATAAATCCCTTGCAGAACGTACGTAGGGGTCGAACCCACGCCAATGGGACCAACTGGTTTAAGCTAGTGCCTCTACCGACGGAGCTGTCTCCTTGCCATGGGGTGTctgaaggagggggggggggggtaaatagctcagtcggtagcggcgctggctttaTAACAAGTTgttgctatcggcgtgggtttgATAAATTCTTGGTGTACGGTTCTGAGGTGTATGGTTCTGTAATGTACTGTTCTCAAGTGTAGGGTTCTCAAGTGTATAGTTCTTGGTGTACAGTTCTTGGTGTACAGTTCTTGGTGTACGATTCTTGGTGTACAGCTCTTGGTATACAGTTCTTGGTGTACAGTTCTGAAGTTTGTTCCCCAAGTTCagcaagggatttatttcccagagtcaactttgtgcagactctcctcggtgtccgtgAACCTCTGTGTGCAAGCATGTGTacaataaagaacccaagtttaCAACGAAactctcagggcttggaaataCCAAttgatacatgtacatgcatgcaggtgagagaggaaaagaaaagaagggtAGTGCTGTTAAACTGCATGGGAGCTCGCTTTCCTGTGAGAAAGCAGTCTggatttccatgagggtaacctcacaggactgtaTACAAAAATCTTGTCTTATCCTAAATCTTATCTTATTCAATGTGAGCGCCCTAACAGTAGGGTttaacctgggagaaaaaggcaatgggacatttgtccccctcaaccaaattccgatgggacatagtcgaaggcaagaaatgccaaagaggcctgtacgcgtttttcAACAATGATGCAATATGGTGCAATATAGTGCCATCCaaaattagccgctatatcgtttgtttgttcatttgtttgtttgcttaacgcccagtccaccacgaagggtgatatcagggtggtgctgctttgacatttaacgtgcgccacacacaagacagaagttgcagcacaggcttcacgtcgcacccagtcacattattctgacaccggaccaaccagtccgctatatcgtgttatccatgtatgtgtgtgtgtgtgtgtgtgtgtgtttgtgtgtgtgtatgtgtaattcgatgtaaagtgtacatttggtggcgcagtggtacgtaatctcagtgcgccctttgacgcactgaagggaattgtgatgggacattttaagatttaatgcgccaattgCTTCTCTCACTCTGTTGTCCATGGTTTCAGGGAGACGGGCAAAGAAAACAACAGCTGTGAAAACTGAAGTGGCACCACGTCGCTCAAGAAGAAAAACTCAGCCTGCAAGAAAAAGACCTGTCCGAGAGTTCCactgggaggaggagggggagaaagaggagggggaggagaccATGTCAGTTATTCCTTCAAAACCTGTAGGAAAACGGAGGAGAAAATTGCCAGTGTATGCCAAAGAGAAAAGTGACAAAGGTGCTGATTCTGTGGAGGATTCTAAAATCAGacacaaaagaaaacagaaGTCGCAGCCCAAACCTGCTGCGGAGGACCAAGTGTTGCTGTTTCAGTGTGGCGTCTGTGACAAGTCCTACCCGCAAGGCGAGAAGCTGAGACGCCACATGCAGCGCTACAGCCACAGTGAGAGCGTGCGGTGCGGGAAATGCTGCCAGATGTTCTCCAGCATGGAGGAGCTGACTGTCCACACCAGAACGCACGCCCTGCGGCCACACCAGTGCGACCAATGTCCAGCCGCCTTCACGTCCACCACACACCTCAAGCGTCACGCCCAGACACACAGTGGGGAGAAAAGGTTCAAGTGTGAACAATGTCCGTCGGCTTTTCATCAGCTGGTCAACCTCAAAGTTCACATGCGCAGCCACACGGGTGAAAAACCGTATCAGTGTGATCAGTGTCCTGCTGCCTTCACCCTCTCCAGCAACCTCAAGAGACACAGGAGAACTCACACAGGAGAGAGGCCGTACCAGTGTGATGTGTGCAACAAGTCGTTCAGTGTCTCCTCACAGCTGAAAGTTCACTACAGGATTCACACAGGAGAGAAGACCTATAAATGCACGATATGTCCAGCAGCGTTCATTCAGTCGTCCAGTCTCAAGAGCCACACCCTCATGCACAAAGGAGAGAAACCACATCGGTGTGAACTCTGTCCCGCAGCTTTTGTGGAGTCCACCAACCTCAAGGTGCACATGCGGACACACAGCGGTGAAAAGCCGTTTCTATGCGAACAATGTCCTCGAGCGTTCACCCAGTCTTCCAGCCTCAAGAAGCACAGACTGATCCACACGGGGGAGAAAAGCTTCCAGTGCGAACACTGTCCCAAGACTTTCAGACTTCCGCATGGGCTTCGGCGCCATTTAGAAATTCACAACGACAGTCGTTATTTTCTGTGTGAGCACTGCCCGGCCAAGTTCCTGAAGAAGGATTACCTGAGAGCTCACATGTTTCTACACAACGGAGAGAAGCCGTGGCTGAGCAAGAAGAGAACTTTGCTTGACTCTGAGGACGGTAGGATGGTTGATATTGACATTGAGGGGCAGGGGGAAGAGGATGagtttgatgatgatgaagaggatgatgatgaagaggatgatgatgaagaggatgatgatgaagaggatgatgatgaggagggggaggaggaagaagaggaagatggGGAAGGGGAACAAGTAAAGCTATCCACATGACTGACAAGACTATCTctggaaataactgtcgggttcGTATGGGTTATTTTAGGGTGAATActtttgcttttagtgaggcaaggtTTCTATATAGATACACGCGCCTTGTCCATGTGTTTCAGagacacccctcgctagtgactggcctataatgtcacgtggggaaGTATGACTTGCTTAAAGCAACAgtatttactctttcacaactcgTGCAAgcctgacagttatttccgaacatatTATATTCCACATTTTTTCTGATATAGTGTGCAAGCTTTAACATGGAAATATCTGCTCGTGTGTACATGTAATTTATATTCATGCAACCAGTGCCAATCTCACTCAACATTCACATGTTTGAATGCTTCTTTGTAACTGTATGGTTTTTTTAGCCAAGCAACTTgcaagtacacacacagacgcatgcacacattcacacacacacacacacacacacacacacacacacacacacacacacacacacacacacacacacagcccgaAAGACTCTGGTTAGGAGTTTAATCATAATTATGAATAGTTCCAGCAGATCACAAAAAATGACATCagttatgaaaagaaagaaatttaTGTAAAAGGATGACCAGTGAATGATTCATCATATTTATTTCCATGAAAACATGTTAGTAAGAGTCAAGATTGACCCTACCGTACATAAATCATGATTTCCGTTTATTACTGGGATCACAGATACTGATCAATATCGCCAAATGTTAAACTGTTGACCAAAGACTGGAGTCCCAAGGTAATGTTTGAATGTGATATGACTATGCATAAATATATACTCATACTCGCAGTGTACAATGTAGTGTTAGTCAGAAAAAAAGTGTGCACAAAATGACAGATGAAGGAAAGTGAGTGAAACATTCCAAATCTTCCTGTCTTTGGCTTACACTGAAATCCCCCTttgaggaccccccccccccccccccccaatgtaagaccctCTCCTTTTTTTTAGACCTTGTTTTTGTAagagtttctgttcataacctggtTTTAAAATGACTTCCACTCATGCGACACCACAGCAAGGAAGACCACACCCTGTTTCTCATGGCCGGGTGGGGTGTGGCCGAGGGATGCAAAGCCTAGACCAAGATGCATTATTCTTCAGCCTTGAATGTgtatatagaggttacaacacgagtggatttttatatggcttgtatttcagtcaagacccagcggatgaatatcaagggactaaCATGTCTCTAGCTGGGCTGTTGTTCAGGCATTTTATTTTATACCCAGGTTATTTCTGATGTTGGtcaactatttttttttataagatacATACTGATACATAGACGAGTGCAATATGGTTGTAgcatgtgaatgtgtgttttttttcatccCAAAAGACGTGTATTCTTTGGGCATTAGACTGATATGTTATTCCAAgtgttctgtttgttttgttgacttTTATGTCATGCTTCAGATGAAATATGATCTGAAGTAAAGGTAGTCTTCCAATTTACAAATGACAGAACTGAACATTTTTTGTAATAAATGGCGATTtttgtgtttgatgttataCTTGATGTTTAATGAATATACTTTAGATAGCATTATCTTCTTTTATGGgaagaaaacaatgcaaaacGCAAAATAACATACTTGCCGACTTTatgtttgcctgtgtgtgtgtgtgtgtgtgtgtgtgtgtgtgtgtgtgtgtgtgtgtgtgctactcACATTTCAAAAGCTGAGCAACAAATCTGCAGTATAGTAACCACAATCCTTCTCTTTgtaaggcaacaacaacaaaccgtcgcgatataaccttgaatggttgaaaacgacgttaaacaccaataaagaaagaaagaacaacaacaaaactatttGACACAACGTGACAAGAAAACTGAACATtaccaggggcggacctaggggggggggggggggggttcctgggtgcccggaacccccccccccaccccccatccgtttgtttttttaccttgttatcttccacgagaggcctccgattgacctaaaaaaataaaattccttcagcatctggggggctttgcccccccagaccccccaccagggctaTGCCCatggaccccaccggggcctgagcggcccctggacccctgctccaatttggaacccccccccttatccacaactaggtccgcccctgattACCATTGATTGATATCAGTTGTGGTATGGATAAACTAACAGAACATGACTGTCTAACAATACAGgcagagtacacacacacactttttcctcAGAGAGAAAGGGAGTTAGTCTGGTAACTGGTCAAGGCTGTCTCCTGGACTGAGGGAAGGGGGCGAGGCTGAAAGTGTAGCAGCAAAGGGGACTGAGGGAAGGGGGCGAGGCTGAAAGTGTAGCAGCAAAGTGGACTGAGGGAAGGGGGCGAGGCTGAAAGTGTAGCAGCAAAGTGGACTGAGGGAAGGGGGCGAGGCTGAAAGTGTAGCAGCAAAGTGGACTGAGGGAAGGGGGCGAGGCAAAGTGTAGCAGCAAAGGGGACTGAGGGAAGGGGGCGAGGCTGAAAGTGTAGCAGCAAAGTGGACTGAGGGAAGGGGGCGAGGCTGAAAGTGTAGCAGCAAAGGGGACTGAGGGAAGGGGGCGAGGCTGAAAGTGTAGCAGCAAAGGGGACTGAGGGAAGGGGGCGAGGCTGAAAGTGTAGCAGCAAAGTGGACTGAGGGAAAGGGGCGAGGCAAAGTGTAGCAGCAAAGTGGACTGAGGGAAGGGGGCGAGGCTGAAAGTGTAGCAGCAAAGGGGACTGAGGGAAGGGGGCGAGGCTGAAAGTGTAGCAGCAAAGGGGACTGAGGGAAGGGGGCGAGGCTGAAAGTGTAGCAGCAAAGGATCTGACCCTGCTTCACCTCTGACAGGAATAACATTAGCCAGCCAGTGACgctgaaggggtctatgtcgaccaacagtgggtgtTATCTCTGCCAGTGACGCTGAAGGTGTCATCTCTGCAGGTCCACTTTGTGCAGGCGTTTTTCCTGTATGTAGGGAATACACCTGGGTGCttttcctgtagcgtttcgccGATCTCGCTGAGAGTCACGTGCTTAGCCAATTCGGTAAATTTGATATTTTTTAtccttttttgagtcacttgagaaaaagtgactctatgtaatcggtcagtgttagtccggccggccggccgtccggccggccgtcggccggccgtccgtagacaccacc
This region of Littorina saxatilis isolate snail1 linkage group LG8, US_GU_Lsax_2.0, whole genome shotgun sequence genomic DNA includes:
- the LOC138972538 gene encoding zinc finger protein 431-like, which produces MEMEVWQEMQLKEEPEHGDGADSRSGGDTPVAVTETIKQETATEEGSEQRCLAAETVDSEVTLARHDAKREEGKGEDSLAATLLVSASKSAAVEVKEVDTLPVHFEPWRPGAVQTDPVLQTESPPHAGEDPMTTDTADHLSAENQVQGHGTSEREEDSEDTDIDSDQLAALSQLAALTQAAEQRKEAAEQREYSSQCRSTRKTRQSGRRAKKTTAVKTEVAPRRSRRKTQPARKRPVREFHWEEEGEKEEGEETMSVIPSKPVGKRRRKLPVYAKEKSDKGADSVEDSKIRHKRKQKSQPKPAAEDQVLLFQCGVCDKSYPQGEKLRRHMQRYSHSESVRCGKCCQMFSSMEELTVHTRTHALRPHQCDQCPAAFTSTTHLKRHAQTHSGEKRFKCEQCPSAFHQLVNLKVHMRSHTGEKPYQCDQCPAAFTLSSNLKRHRRTHTGERPYQCDVCNKSFSVSSQLKVHYRIHTGEKTYKCTICPAAFIQSSSLKSHTLMHKGEKPHRCELCPAAFVESTNLKVHMRTHSGEKPFLCEQCPRAFTQSSSLKKHRLIHTGEKSFQCEHCPKTFRLPHGLRRHLEIHNDSRYFLCEHCPAKFLKKDYLRAHMFLHNGEKPWLSKKRTLLDSEDGRMVDIDIEGQGEEDEFDDDEEDDDEEDDDEEDDDEEDDDEEGEEEEEEDGEGEQVKLST